Proteins co-encoded in one Candidatus Eisenbacteria bacterium genomic window:
- a CDS encoding aldo/keto reductase, translating to MNTVRLGRTGLKVSRLCMGTMTFGNQCDEAASRAILDRAWDAGVYFIDTADMYPLGAERAAQGRTEEIVGRWLKDTGRRDRAVLATKCRVPMGDGPNDGGLSRGYILRAVEASLRRLQTEFIDLYYAHSSDPATPIEETMDAFDSLVRAGKVRYLGASNYQAWEFARALWASDRLGLHRYDVQQPRYNALFRYVEQDTLPLCRDQEVAVFPYNPLAGGLLTHRYRKGQEVEPGTRFALEGATRAGQVYRNRYWSPGHFDAVEDLAKFFAARGRDLGTAAVAWVLRQPGITGAIIGASRAEQLGVSLAAVDMELDAEEMAALDGAWYRLPKDPNPKTATR from the coding sequence TTGAACACCGTCCGCCTCGGCCGCACCGGCCTCAAAGTCTCCCGGCTGTGCATGGGCACCATGACCTTCGGCAACCAGTGCGACGAGGCCGCCTCGCGGGCCATCCTGGACCGCGCGTGGGACGCCGGGGTCTACTTCATCGACACCGCCGACATGTACCCTCTGGGCGCGGAGCGCGCCGCGCAGGGTCGCACCGAGGAAATCGTGGGCCGCTGGCTGAAGGACACCGGCCGCCGCGACCGGGCGGTGCTCGCCACCAAGTGCCGCGTGCCCATGGGCGACGGACCCAACGACGGCGGCCTGTCGCGGGGCTACATCCTGCGCGCCGTGGAGGCCTCGCTGCGGCGCCTGCAGACTGAGTTCATCGACCTCTACTACGCGCACTCTTCGGACCCCGCCACGCCGATCGAGGAGACCATGGACGCCTTCGACAGCTTGGTGCGCGCCGGCAAGGTGCGCTACCTGGGCGCGAGCAACTACCAGGCGTGGGAGTTCGCGCGCGCGCTGTGGGCCAGCGACAGGCTGGGCCTGCACCGCTACGACGTCCAGCAGCCGCGCTACAACGCGCTGTTCCGCTACGTCGAGCAGGACACCCTGCCGCTGTGCCGCGACCAGGAAGTCGCGGTCTTCCCGTACAACCCGCTCGCGGGCGGCCTGCTCACGCACCGCTACCGCAAGGGCCAGGAAGTGGAGCCGGGAACGCGCTTCGCGCTCGAGGGAGCGACCCGGGCCGGGCAGGTGTACCGCAACCGCTACTGGAGCCCCGGGCACTTCGATGCCGTGGAGGATCTGGCGAAGTTCTTCGCCGCGCGCGGCAGGGACCTCGGCACAGCGGCGGTGGCGTGGGTGCTGCGGCAGCCAGGGATCACCGGGGCCATCATCGGCGCCAGCCGGGCGGAACAGCTGGGCGTGAGCCTGGCGGCCGTGGACATGGAACTGGATGCCGAGGAGATGGCGGCGCTGGATGGGGCGTGGTACCGGCTGCCGAAGGACCCGAACCCGAAGACGGCGACAAGGTAA